One window of Lacerta agilis isolate rLacAgi1 chromosome 14, rLacAgi1.pri, whole genome shotgun sequence genomic DNA carries:
- the LTB4R gene encoding leukotriene B4 receptor 1 isoform X1: MESPAPLSSGATNNCTHTSGNSTLLSSSTSSVTGIVFLLLAALIGLPGNLFVIWSILWKMKPSHRSVTCLLVVNLAVADGVVLLLTPFFIIFLIFKNWLFSLAVCKGVYYLCCINMFASIFIITLMSVDRCLAVNQPYFSQAIRKKHLVVKILSGIWVAAILLSIPALLFRQVVKDPSGRYICEPCHPRPSLTIFHFTLETVVAFVIPFTIIVGCYSAILIRLRGVKRRQGARTEKLIVAIVICFAVLWVPYHIVNMLQVASNLSSGRTAERLGQAWKSGRAGATALAFLSSSINPVLYVFAAGNLIKTSGANFIAQFFEGASDGLGRRSQSHKNLAKDMVVVAGATMGMDQQPLESCDGLDKDQDGGPGLDGTREQLGYRHS, encoded by the coding sequence GGAGTCCCCAGCCCCTCTTTCCAGTGGTGCCACCAACAACTGCACCCACACCTCTGGAAACAGCACCCTCCTGTCTTCCTCGACCTCCAGTGTGACCGGCATTGTCTTCCTACTCCTGGCTGCCCTTATCGGGCTGCCTGGAAACCTCTTTGTTATTTGGAGTATTCTCTGGAAGATGAAACCGAGTCACCGCTCAGTCACCTGCCTCCTAGTCGTTAATTTGGCAGTGGCCGACGGGGTCGTGCTTCTCCTCACTCCTTTCTTCATCATCTTCCTCATCTTCAAGAACTGGCTATTCAGCCTAGCAGTTTGCAAAGGGGTCTACTACCTGTGCTGCATCAACATGTTTGCCAGCATATTCATCATCACCCTCATGAGCGTGGACCGGTGTCTCGCAGTCAACCAGCCCTACTTCTCCCAAGCCATTCGCAAGAAGCACTTGGTGGTCAAGATCCTGTCAGGGATTTGGGTGGCGGCCATTTTGTTATCCATCCCGGCCCTCCTTTTCCGACAAGTAGTCAAGGATCCCTCGGGGAGGTACATCTGTGAACCCTGCCACCCAAGGCCCAGCCTGACCATCTTCCACTTCACCTTGGAAACTGTGGTGGCCTTTGTGATACCCTTCACCATCATCGTCGGCTGCTATTCTGCCATTTTAATCCGCCTCAGGGGAGTGAAGCGGAGACAGGGGGCTCGGACTGAGAAGCTCATTGTTGCCATTGTCATCTGCTTTGCTGTCCTCTGGGTGCCCTACCACATTGTCAACATGCTCCAGGTAGCTTCCAACTTGTCGTCAGGGCGGACGGCGGAACGACTGGGGCAGGCCTGGAAGAGTGGCAGAGCCGGTGCCACAGCCTTGGCGTTCCTCAGCAGCAGCATCAACCCTGTGCTCTACGTCTTCGCGGCTGGGAACCTCATCAAGACCTCGGGGGCCAATTTCATCGCCCAGTTCTTTGAGGGGGCATCCGATGGGCTCGGCAGAAGATCCCAATCCCACAAAAACCTGGCCAAAgacatggtggtggtggcaggagctACCATGGGCATGGACCAGCAGCCCCTGGAGAGCTGTGACGGGCTGGACAAGGACCAAGACGGAGGGCCAGGTCTTGATGGCACAAGAGAGCAACTCGGATACAGACACTCCTAG